The Streptomyces sp. A2-16 sequence GGCGTCCTTCAGGAGTTCGCCGCCGCGGACTGCCTCCTTCTCGCCCTTCTCGTTGAGGTTGACGTCCACCCAGCCGGTGAACAGGTTCTTCGCGTTCCATTCGCTCTCGCCGTGGCGGAGGAGGATCAGCTTGTACGGTGCGTCGGCCATGCGTATGAGCGTAATCCACACCTTCGGTCCGGGTAATGCCCGCTCGACAGACGGACGGTTGACGGGATCTGTTAATTGAGTGGCCCGCCCCAGCCCCGCCTTCGTAAGTTGTGCCTGCCGTCTGAGCCACTTACGTACGAAGAGCCACCGTGGGGGAACCGTCATGCCACTCGCCGCCCTGAGACGCGCCACCCGTGAGACCGTCTCCGGGCTCCCCCGCGAGTTCTGGTGGCTGTGGACCAGCACCCTCGTCAACCGCCTGGGCGCCTTCGTCGCCACCTTCATGGCCCTCTACCTCACGCTCGACCGCGGCTACTCCGCCTCCTACGCCGGTCTCGTCGCCTCCCTGCACGGCCTGGGCGGGGTCGTCTCGTCGATCGGCGCCGGGGTCATGACCGACCGGCTCGGGCGGCGGCCCACCCTGCTCGTGGCCCAGGCGTCGACCGCCGCCTCCGTCGCGCTGCTCGGCTTCATGCACCACCCCGTCGCCATCGCCGCCGTGGCCTTCCTCGTCGGCATGACCTCGAACGCGTCCCGGCCGGCCGTGCAGGCGATGATGGCCGACATCGTGCGCCCCGAGGACCGGGTCCGGGCCTTCTCGCTCAACTACTGGGCCATCAACCTCGGATTCGCCGTCTCCTCCATGGCCGCCGGGTTCATCGCCGAGTACAGCTACCTCGCGGGCTTCCTGATCGAGGCCGGGATGACCGCCGTCTGCGCCGTCGTCGTCTTCCTCAAGCTGCCCGAGTCCCGGCCCGGGACCCCGCACACGGAGAAGCAGACCGACGACGTCCGCCTCGGCACCGTCCTGCGCGACGGGCGGTTCATGAGCGTGGTCGGGCTGTCCTTCCTGGTCGCCGTGATCTTCCAGCAGGGTTCGATCGGGCTGCCGGTCGCGATGGGCGAGGCCGGGTTCACACCCGCCGACTACGGACTGGCCATCGCCCTCAACGGCGTCCTGATCGTCGCGCTGCAGATCCCGGTGACCCGGTTCATCCAGGACCGGGACCCGCAGCGGCTGCTCGTCGTCTCGTCCCTGCTCGCGGGATACGGCTTCGGACTCACCGCCTTCGCCGGGTCCGTCGGCCTCTTCGCCCTCACCGTGTGCGTGTGGACCCTGGGCGAGATGATCAACGCCCCCACCCAGACCGGTCTCGTCGTCCGCCTCTCCCCCACCCACGGTCGCGGCCGCTACCAGGGCATGTACACGCTGTCCTGGTCCGTCGCCGCCCTCGTGGCACCCCTGATGTCCGGTTTCGTCATCGACCGGTTCGGGGCGGAGTGGCTGTGGGGGCTGTGCGCGGTCGTCGGGACGGTGGCGGCGGTGGGGTACGCGGCTCTGATGCGGCACCTGTCCGGGGAGACGGCCGCCGAGGTCGCCGTACCGGCGAAGTCCGCCGCCACGGAGGCCGGCAAGGCCACCCCGGTCTGACCATCACCCCCGGCTGACCGCCGCCCCCGCCTGACCGCCGCCCCCGCCTGACCACCACCCCCGTCCTGGCCACCGCCCTCGTCCGACCACGTCACGGATGCATCCGCGCACCCTTGAGCACCTTGTCCACGGCGTTGCGCGGCCCGTACACCGCGAGCCCCACCAGGTCGAGCTCCGCTGTCGCCACCGCGCGTACGGCCGCGCGGTTGTCCCGGTCGTTGCCGGTCGCGAAGAGGTCGCTCGTGAAGAGGGCGCGCGGGAGCGAACGGGACAGCACGCGCGCGTGGGCCGTCTTCAGCAGCTCCTTGGTGCCCTCGAAGACCAGCACCGGCTGGCGGAACATCGGCAGGTAGGGCACGCCGTCGGCGTCCTCGTACGGCTCGCCGACCACCTCGGGGGCCTGGCTGCCGAGGCCGCTGACGAGGAACGCGGTGACGTTCAGGCGCTGCCAGGTCTCCAGGTCCTCGCGCAGCAGGACGGCGATCTTGGTGTCGAAGCGGATGGGTTCAGTACTCATGCCACGAGACTGGCGGGACTCGTACGACCTCGTCTTGTACGTTCTTTGCATGGCGGCCCCCACCATGCCCGCGCAGGAAGTCACCGCGTGGCGCCCCGCCGTCCCGGGCGTCACCGAGGTCTTCCACGCCCATTTCACCGAGTACGCGTATCCGATGCATGTGCACGAGGCGTGGACGCTGCTCATCGTGGACGACGGGGCCGTACGGTACGACCTCGACCGGCATGAGCACGGCACGCCGGACGACACCGTGTCGCTGCTGCCGCCGCACGTCCCGCACAACGGCTCGCCCGCCACGCCCGGCGGCTTCCGCAAGCGGGTCCTCTACCTCGACCACACCCACCTCGGCGACGAGCTCATCGGGCCCGCCGTGGACGGTCCCGATCTGCGCGACCCCCTGCTGCGGCGGCGGGTCGGGCAGCTGCACACGGCGCTGACCAGGCCCGGCGAGGAGTTCGAGGCGGAGAGCAGGCTGACGCTCATCGGCGACCGGCTCCGGACGCTCCTGCGGCCGCCGCTGCACGACGGGCCCGCGCGCCGCGACCCCGCCCTCGCCCGCCGGCTGCGCGAACTCCTCGACGAGCGGGTCGTGGAAGGGCTGTCGCTGGAGGCGGCCGCGGAGGCCGTCCAGGCCCATCCGGCGCATCTCGTACGGGCGTTCAGCGGCGCCTACGGCATCGCGCCGCACCAGTACCTGACCTCGCGCCGCGTCGACCGGGCCCGGCGGCTGCTGCTCGCGGGGCGCGGTCCCGCCGAGGTCGCCGCGCTCACCGGGTTTCACGACCAGGCCCATCTCACCCGGCATTTCAAGCGGTTGGTGGGGGTGACGCCGGGGCGGTACCGGGCCAGCACGAGCAGATCGACGGAAGGCGTCCGTCCGGTGATCGTCGGCGGTTAGCGTCGCGGGATGGATGACAGACAGAGCACGGGAGACAGACAGAGCACGGGTGACCGGCAGAGCACGGGTGACAGGCAGAGCACGGGTGACGGACAGAACCAGGACGGTCGGCAGAAGTCCTTACCGTTCGGACGTCTCTCCGTCGCCGTCGCGGGGGCGGCGGTCCTGGTCGCGGTGAGCGTGGGCGGTGCCATCGCCGCGAGTTCGGACGACGGGCCCGGTGCCGAGCCGAGTGCGTCGAGCACCGTCCCGTCGGACGAGAGCGGGACCGACGGCGGCACGGTCGGCGGCAGCGGAGGCACCGGCGGGGATTCCGGAGGCGGCACCGTCGGCGGGGTGGACCCCAGCCCCTCCCCCACGTCCCCCGACGAACCCACGGAGGAACCCACCGAGGAACCCTCCGGGCAGCCCTCCACCCCGAGCGAGCTGGAGGAGCTCAACCGGCGTATCGCCGAGCTCGACAGGAAGGTCGACGAGCTGCCCACCAAGAAGGAACTCGCCGACGCGCTGCGGGCCTTCGCCGACCAGTTGGACAAGCCGGCCGGTCCCGAGAACCCCGGCCCGAGCCACGAGCCGACCAGCGAGCCCCAGCCGTCCAGCTCGCTTCCGCCCCACTAGGGCGCCTCCGAAGCCCGGAGTCAGTCCTGCGAGCGCTGGGTCAGATGCGCGAACGCGTCCAGGTTGCGCGTCGACTCGCCGCGGGCCGTGCGCCACTCGTACTCCTTGCGGATCGCGGTGGCGAACCCCAGCTCCAGCAGGGTGTTGAAGCTGCCGTCGGCCGCCTCCAGGACCTGGCCCAGGAGGCGGTCGACCTCGTCGGCGGTGATCGCGGCGAGGGGGAGCTTGCCGGTGACGTAGACGTCGCCGAGCCGGTCGACGGCGTAACTCACGCCGTACAGCTTGAGGTTGCGCTCCAGGAGCCAGCGGTGGACGCCGGGTTCGTTCTCGTCGGGGTGACGGATGACGAAGGCGTTCAGGGAGAGGGAGTGGCGGCCGACCAGGAGCGAGACGGTCGTCTTCAGCTTGCGGGTGCCGGGGAGTTGCACGACGTAGTTGCCGGGCGCGGGGCTCTCCCACTCGACCTCGGCGTCCTTCAGCACGCCCTCGATGACCTGCGCCGCCTTCTCTGCCTCAGCCATGGAGCGAGCGTACGTGACGCCGGTACGACTGTGCCGCGGCCACGTACACGTCCGCCGTCGCCGCGGCCGCGGTGTCCCAGCCGAAGGACTGGGCGTGCCGGGCGGCCGCCGCGCCCATGCGGGGCGAGAGGTCGGGGTTGTCGGCGAAGTCGCGCAGCACGCGCGCGTAGGCGGCCGGATCGTGTCCCCGTACGAGGAAACCGGTCCGTTCGTCGGCCACGGCCACCGGCAGCCCGCCGACCGCCGCCGCGAGCACCGGGGTGCCTGCCGCCTGGGCCTCTATGGCGACCAGGCCGAAGGACTCGCTGTAGGAGGGCATGACCAGCACTGACGCGGCCCGGAACCAGTCGGCGAGCTGCTCCTGGCCGACGGGCGGGTGGAACCGTACGACATCCGCGATGCCCAGGCGGGAGGCCAGCTTCTGCAGGCCCTCCGGCTTGGCGAGGCCGCTGCCGCTGAGGCCGCCGACGACCGGGACGAGGATGCGGGAGCGCAGGTCGGGGCGCTGGTCGAGCAGGACCGCCACGGCGCGCAGGAGGACGTCCGGGGCCTTCAGGGGCTGGATGCGACCCGCGAAGAGGGGGATCAGGGCGTCCTGGGGCAGACCGAGACGGTCCCGGGCCGCCGCCCGGCCGTCCGCCGGGCGGAAGCGGTCGAGGTTCACGCCGGGGTGAACCACGGCGACCTTGGCGGGGTCGGCGGCGTAGTGCCGTACGAGCTCCTCGCGCTCCTCGGCGGTGTTCGCGATGAGGCGGTCGGCGGCGGCGACGATCTGGGTCTCGCCGATCACGCGGGCGGCGGGCTCGGGGGTGTCGCCGTCGGCGAGGTTGGCGTTCTTGACCTTGGCCATGGTGTGCATGGCGTGCACGAGGGGGGTGCCCCAGCGCTGGGCGGCGAGCCAGCCGACATGGCCGGAGAGCCAGTAGTGCGAGTGGACCAGGTCGTAGTAGCCGGGGCGGTGGCCGGCCCAGGCCTGCATCACACCGTGCGTGAAGGCGCACAGCTGGGCGGGCAGGTCCTCCTTGTTGAGGCCCTCGTAAGGGCCCGCGTCGATGTGGCGGACCAGGACGCCGGGGGCCATCTCGACGACCGGCGGCAGACCGCCCGTCGTCGCGCGCGTGAAGATCTCGACCTCGATGTTGATCGCGGCGAGGCGCTGGGCGAGCTCCACGATGTATACGTTCATGCCGCCCGCGTCGCCGGTGCCGGGCTGGTGGAGCGGGGAGGTGTGCACCGAGAGCATGGCGACGCGGCGGGGGCGGCGGTGCAGGCGCAACCGATGGGGTGCGGCCTGGGAGCGACGCTGGAGCCTGCTGACGTACTGGCTCACGTTGCGTTCCTCCTTGCTGCGGGCATGCCGGACGGGGGCCGTGGGGACCCTCCGAGGGAGGCAACACCGGAGGGTTGCATTCCCATTCCGGGCGGGGCGGTTTTTGCCGAGGTATTACCGGGGGTCGCTCAACCGTTCGAGGGTGGGGTGCGTCGAGTGCCTTGGGTGCGTTGCGGTGTCTTGGGCACCTTGAGCGCCCAGGGTGTGTCCTGAGTGCCCCGGGTGCGCTGCGGGGACGGCTCGCACGTCCGTCCCACGACCTCCGCATACCCTCGTAGGCATGACATCCCGCGCCGCCTCCCGCCCTGTGGGCACGGTCACGCGCGGGACGACCAACCCCAACCGGCTGCGCCGCATGGACCGCTGGATCGCGGCCACGCACGGCACCGAACTGC is a genomic window containing:
- the mshA gene encoding D-inositol-3-phosphate glycosyltransferase translates to MSQYVSRLQRRSQAAPHRLRLHRRPRRVAMLSVHTSPLHQPGTGDAGGMNVYIVELAQRLAAINIEVEIFTRATTGGLPPVVEMAPGVLVRHIDAGPYEGLNKEDLPAQLCAFTHGVMQAWAGHRPGYYDLVHSHYWLSGHVGWLAAQRWGTPLVHAMHTMAKVKNANLADGDTPEPAARVIGETQIVAAADRLIANTAEEREELVRHYAADPAKVAVVHPGVNLDRFRPADGRAAARDRLGLPQDALIPLFAGRIQPLKAPDVLLRAVAVLLDQRPDLRSRILVPVVGGLSGSGLAKPEGLQKLASRLGIADVVRFHPPVGQEQLADWFRAASVLVMPSYSESFGLVAIEAQAAGTPVLAAAVGGLPVAVADERTGFLVRGHDPAAYARVLRDFADNPDLSPRMGAAAARHAQSFGWDTAAAATADVYVAAAQSYRRHVRSLHG
- a CDS encoding AraC family transcriptional regulator, producing the protein MAAPTMPAQEVTAWRPAVPGVTEVFHAHFTEYAYPMHVHEAWTLLIVDDGAVRYDLDRHEHGTPDDTVSLLPPHVPHNGSPATPGGFRKRVLYLDHTHLGDELIGPAVDGPDLRDPLLRRRVGQLHTALTRPGEEFEAESRLTLIGDRLRTLLRPPLHDGPARRDPALARRLRELLDERVVEGLSLEAAAEAVQAHPAHLVRAFSGAYGIAPHQYLTSRRVDRARRLLLAGRGPAEVAALTGFHDQAHLTRHFKRLVGVTPGRYRASTSRSTEGVRPVIVGG
- a CDS encoding MFS transporter; this encodes MPLAALRRATRETVSGLPREFWWLWTSTLVNRLGAFVATFMALYLTLDRGYSASYAGLVASLHGLGGVVSSIGAGVMTDRLGRRPTLLVAQASTAASVALLGFMHHPVAIAAVAFLVGMTSNASRPAVQAMMADIVRPEDRVRAFSLNYWAINLGFAVSSMAAGFIAEYSYLAGFLIEAGMTAVCAVVVFLKLPESRPGTPHTEKQTDDVRLGTVLRDGRFMSVVGLSFLVAVIFQQGSIGLPVAMGEAGFTPADYGLAIALNGVLIVALQIPVTRFIQDRDPQRLLVVSSLLAGYGFGLTAFAGSVGLFALTVCVWTLGEMINAPTQTGLVVRLSPTHGRGRYQGMYTLSWSVAALVAPLMSGFVIDRFGAEWLWGLCAVVGTVAAVGYAALMRHLSGETAAEVAVPAKSAATEAGKATPV
- a CDS encoding DUF2000 domain-containing protein; amino-acid sequence: MSTEPIRFDTKIAVLLREDLETWQRLNVTAFLVSGLGSQAPEVVGEPYEDADGVPYLPMFRQPVLVFEGTKELLKTAHARVLSRSLPRALFTSDLFATGNDRDNRAAVRAVATAELDLVGLAVYGPRNAVDKVLKGARMHP
- a CDS encoding YbjN domain-containing protein, whose product is MAEAEKAAQVIEGVLKDAEVEWESPAPGNYVVQLPGTRKLKTTVSLLVGRHSLSLNAFVIRHPDENEPGVHRWLLERNLKLYGVSYAVDRLGDVYVTGKLPLAAITADEVDRLLGQVLEAADGSFNTLLELGFATAIRKEYEWRTARGESTRNLDAFAHLTQRSQD